From Salvelinus sp. IW2-2015 linkage group LG18, ASM291031v2, whole genome shotgun sequence, a single genomic window includes:
- the LOC111977864 gene encoding cysteine sulfinic acid decarboxylase produces the protein MSHLPRFWNLGWSSFLDWWSNQSVVSEQGPSPVYGQQNMNEPLLDNSEGQLFLTEAFKVIIEEVLCKGTDVKEKVCEWREPEELAALLDLELRENGEPQHQLLQRIRDVAKYSVKTNHPRFFNQLFAGVDYHALTGRFLTEALNTSQYTYEVAPVFVLMEDEVLSKLRSLVGWAEGDGIFCPGGTMSNMYAMNVARYRAFPEVKLKGMWSLPRLAVFTSQQSHYSVMKAAAFQGIGTENVFKVKVDDGGCMIPEDLAETIELAKSQGAVPFFVHATSGTTVQGAFDPLEPIADICDRQGLWMHVDAAWGGSVLFSKEHKHLMKGVERADSVTWNPHKMMLTGLQCSAILLKDTTHLLKHCHSADAKYLFQQDKFYDTSLDTGDKSIQCGRKVDCLKLWLMWKAVGSKGLEERVDRAFAHTRYLVEEMRSREGFELIGKPLFVNVCFWFIPPSLRGKENSPDYNDRLSKVAPVIKERMMKQGTMMLGYQPQGERVNFFRMIVISPQLSHQDMTFCLNEIERLGNDL, from the exons ATGAGTCACCTACCTAGATTCTGGAACCTGGGATGGTCTTCCTTTCTTGACTGGTGGAGTAATCAGAGTGTTGTTTCAGAGCAAG GACCTTCTCCCGTGTATGGTCAGCAGAATATGAATGAACCTCTTCTGGACAACAGTGAAGGCCAGCTCTTCCTGACCGAGgcttttaaagtcatcattgagGAGGTGCTATGTAAAGGCACAGACGTCAAAGAGAAG GTGTGTGAGTGGCGCGAGCCAGAGGAGTTAGCTGCTCTGCTAGATCTGGAGCTGCGAGAGAATGGGGAGCCGCAACACCAGCTGCTGCAGAGAATACGTGATGTGGCCAAGTACAGTGTCAAGACCA ATCATCCGCGGTTCTTCAATCAGCTCTTTGCCGGGGTGGACTACCATGCCTTGACAGGACGATTCCTTACGGAGGCTCTTAACACTAGCCA GTATACCTATGAGGTGGCTCCAGTGTTTGTCCTGATGGAAGACGAGGTACTCTCCAAGCTACGTTCTCTAGTTGGGTGGGCAGAGGGAGATGGCATCTTCTGCCCAGGCGGTACCATGTCTAACATGTATGCCATGAACGTAGCACGCTACCGGGCCTTCCCAGAAGTAAAACTAAAGGGAATGTGGTCCCTCCCTCGACTGGCTGTCTTTACATCTCAACAG AGCCACTACTCTGTGATGAAAGCGGCTGCATTTCAGGGTATTGGGACCGAGAACGTGTTTAAGGTCAAAGTGGATGATGG GGGTTGCATGATTCCAGAAGACCTTGCTGAGACAATTGAGCTGGCGAAATCTCAA GGGGCAGTGCCATTCTTTGTCCATGCCACGTCAGGAACGACTGTACAAGGAGCCTTTGACCCACTGGAGCCCATCGCTGACATCTGTGACAGACAGGGGTTGTGGATGCATGTTGAT GCAGCCTGGGGAGGGAGTGTTCTCTTCTCAAAGGAACACAAACATCTCATGAAAGGAGTTGAGAG AGCCGATTCAGTGACTTGGAATCCACACAAGATGATGCTGACGGGCTTGCAGTGTTCAGCCATTCTGCTCAAGGACACCACA cACCTATTGAAACATTGCCACAGTGCGGATGCAAAGTAcctcttccagcaggacaagtTCTATGACACGAGTCTGGACACGGGGGACAAGTCGATACAGTGTGGCCGTAAGGTTGACTGCCTGAAGCTGTGGTTGATGTGGAAAGCTGTTGGGTCAAAAGGCTTGGAAGAGCGTGTTGACAGGGCTTTCGCCCATACAAG ATATCtggtggaggagatgaggagcagagagggctttGAGCTCATAGGGAAG CCGTTGTTTGTGAACGTGTGTTTCTGGTTCATACCACCCAGTCTGAGGGGAAAGGAGAACAGTCCAGACTACAATGACAGATTGTcaaag GTGGCTCCAGTGATTAAGGAGCGTATGATGAAgcagggtactatgatgttgggCTACCAGCCTCAGGGTGAACGAGTCAACTTCTTCCGCATGATAGTAATCTCACCGCAGCTCTCCCACCAAGATATGACATTCTGTCTGAATGAGATTGAGAGGCTTGGGAATGATCTGTGA